A part of Nitrososphaerota archaeon genomic DNA contains:
- a CDS encoding DUF2116 family Zn-ribbon domain-containing protein, producing MKKDYSVFTHRHCLICGISIPPDKNFCSEKCEKEYEKNVKRRRTMNILLVLMFIIYFIIFLVIIPMFSKPASQ from the coding sequence ATGAAAAAAGATTATAGTGTTTTTACACATCGTCATTGTTTAATATGTGGAATTTCTATACCTCCTGATAAAAATTTTTGTAGTGAGAAATGTGAAAAAGAATATGAAAAAAATGTGAAAAGAAGAAGAACAATGAATATACTTCTAGTCCTAATGTTTATAATATATTTTATTATATTTCTAGTAATTATTCCAATGTTTTCAAAACCTGCTTCTCAATAA
- a CDS encoding DUF72 domain-containing protein, translating to MIKVGTSGYSYFWNKGIPTPFKWYINQGFKTVEINSTFYRFPTRYMINAWKDSPEYFDFSIKVHRSITHYARLSGKAYDLWIRFKSCFRDLESKICFWLFQFPENFIPSKINFEKIEKFFNEINIGNKAVLEFRHPLWWKNKEICEKIGAVFCSISAPNMPEEIVSLNNVVYLRLHGKEEWYSYTYTNEEIEEIFKLVYEANAEKKYIYLNNNHGMLPNGKYLMKLIEKVEKYF from the coding sequence TTGATTAAAGTAGGCACATCAGGTTATAGTTATTTTTGGAATAAAGGTATTCCAACTCCGTTTAAATGGTATATTAATCAAGGATTTAAAACAGTTGAAATAAATTCTACTTTTTATAGATTTCCAACAAGATATATGATTAATGCTTGGAAAGATTCTCCAGAATATTTCGATTTTAGTATAAAAGTTCATAGGTCTATAACTCATTATGCCAGATTAAGTGGAAAAGCATATGATTTATGGATTAGATTCAAATCTTGTTTTAGAGATTTAGAATCTAAAATATGTTTTTGGCTTTTCCAATTTCCTGAAAATTTTATTCCATCAAAAATAAATTTCGAAAAAATAGAAAAATTTTTTAATGAAATAAATATTGGAAATAAAGCTGTATTAGAATTTCGTCATCCATTATGGTGGAAAAATAAAGAAATATGCGAAAAAATTGGAGCAGTATTTTGTTCAATTAGTGCACCTAATATGCCTGAAGAAATAGTTTCTTTAAACAATGTAGTTTATCTTAGACTTCATGGAAAAGAAGAATGGTATTCTTATACTTATACTAATGAAGAAATAGAAGAAATATTTAAGTTAGTTTATGAAGCTAATGCTGAAAAGAAATATATTTATTTAAATAATAATCATGGCATGCTACCTAATGGAAAATATTTAATGAAATTAATAGAGAAAGTAGAAAAATATTTTTAA